The Sphingobacteriales bacterium nucleotide sequence TCTCAAGTATGGTGCCAGATTTTGATATTCTATTTAGAATTACAGATACAAGAATACATATTTTTAGGTATGATATTAAAACTATATTTCTTTATATTTTACCTATCTCATTTTTTCTTTGGATATTTTATGAATATATTTTGAAAAAAATATACATATCTATTTTTCCAATTTTTAGAACAAGTAATAGTACAATAAAATAATTGCCATTTGTTATATTACTAATGATGGTATCAATTTTAGCTCATATATTTTTAGATTTAATTTCACATTGGAATGCACAAACTTTATTTATGATAGTTGGTTGGAATTCAGGAAATATAATTATGTCATCAATTATGTATTTTTTCTCATTGTATGGCGTTGGTGTATTGTTTTCTGGTCTTGGTTTTTATCTTATTCTTAAGTATCTAAAATCCGAGTATGACTTTAATTATGATGACATAAAACAAATAAGTTTAAATCAACAACAACTTGCTTTTATAGTTTGTTATTTACTCACTGTATTATTTTTCTTTATTTTAAAATTTTCTTTAGCTATCAAAGAGAGTTTTTTTATAGTTGATATTGTAATAATAAATTTTACTTCTGCGTTGGTTTTTTCATTTTTTGTTGCACCAATATTTTATATCTTATATCCAAAATCTACAAAAGAATGTTGCAAATAATAAATGGTTTGTGGATAGGCAAGGAGCTGAGTGCAATGGAGTTATTAACTATTGAGTCTTATCAAAATTATGGATTTGAATTTCATCTTTGGTGTTATGATAAAATTTCAAATTTACCAAGGAATGTAGTTGTACAAGATGCCAATAAAATAATACCCAAATCATCCATATTTTCTTATCAAAAACAAAATAAATTTGGACATGGGAAAGGTAGCGTTTCTGGATTTTCAGATTTGTTTAGATATAAATTATTATTTGCTGTTGGCGGCATTTGGACAGATATGGATATTACTTGTTTGCAATCATTTTCATTAGATGAAGATTATTTTTTTAGATATCATCATCAAATTGGTTTGGTAGGAAATTTTATGAAAGCACCAGCAAAATCTGATTTGATGTGGTTTTGCTATGAGGAAACATTGAAACAAGTTGATGAGCATAATACAAATTGGTTGTTGCCAATAGAAATATTAAAACAAGGTGTAAAAAAATATAATTTAGAAAAATACATATTTGATATTTCAAATAAAGATAGCTTTCCATTGGTTAGAAAAATGTACACCAAAAATTATGATTTCAATCTACAGAATTGGAAAATAATTCATTGGATGAATGAAGAATTTAGAAGATTCGGAATAGATAAAAATTTCGCCGTAAAAAAATCTAGTTATTATCAACTTTTACTTCAAAATAATGTGCAATTTAATACATTGAGTAATTGGAATGCATTAAAAATAAAATACCAAACATCATCAATTAATTATAGTATTATAAATTTAAAAGCAAGACTACTTTGGATTTGGAGCTATTTCATTAAATAGTTTTAGATAATCTTGAGCAATTTTTTCCCACGAAAATAAATCTTGTAATATTGCTGTATAGTTTTCTGGATAGGTGTATTTTTTTGTAAGCTTATTATTGTAGAAATCTTCAATTTTTAAAACAAATTCATCTTTGTGATATTTAGAAACAATATGTCCATTTGTGTTTTCAATAATCATATTATCATTGCCACTTACGTTTGATGCAATAACATATACGCCAGCTGCAATTGCTTCTAAAATAGCCAATGCCATACCTTCGCTTTCTGATGTAGAAAGCAATAAGTTGGCATCATCTAATGCAATTAGCACTTCTGAATGACTAACTTTACCACAGAATGTAATATTTTCCATATTATTTAAGAAAACAAACTCTTGCATTTTATGTTTTAATTCACCATCGCCAAATATTTTTGCTTCAAATGGAATATTCTTTTGTTTTAATACATAAAGAATCTCAATAAATAACATTGGATTTTTTTGTTGCGTTAATCTACCAACGAAAATTATTTTTAATTTATCATCATATAATGTGTTTTTAATTTTATCTACATATAATCCATTATAAAATACAATATTTTTTTTATCATTATTAATAAGCTTGTCCGCCATTTGTTTTATTTCTTTAGATAATAAAATATTGTAGGATGATTCTGAACAAATCTTCTTTATTTTAAAATAGGTTAGACTATGCCACAAAAGCATTTTTTTAGGGAATGCCCATGGAATATCATGTCCGTGAGATAAAACTATATATGGTAAATTGTATTTCTTTTTTAAGAATAATGCAACTTCGCCACCAGGCAAAGCAAAATTTGCCAAACAAACATCAAATGGTAGCTGCTCTTTAAAAGTATTTTTTATGTATGCCTTAGATTTTAAAATCCAATCATACATTTCAATAGGATTAGATTCATAAGTTTTTTCCTTTTTGATGCTAATCTAATTATTGTTAAGTTGTTTTCTGTATAATATGTTGCTTCGCCAGCGTACCGTGTCGTAAGTATAGTTACATGATTGCCAGCTTTTACAAATTCTTCCGCCAAATGTTTTGAGACAATGCCAGCACCACCACCCAATGGTGGATATTCGTAATTGAGAATTAAAATACTAAGCATGAAATGTTGCTATCCATTGCAAAATAAGAAATATATTCTTTATTGGATGAATTTTGACTTAATAATATTGAAGTTTTTGAGTGCATTAGAACTGTCATTCCAAATAAAACCTAATAATCCAATACCATCAAAATTTAAGTTTTTTACAATTGATATTTTTGATGTATCAACGCCACCAACGGCAAAAATTTGAGATTTGAGATTTAAGATTTGAGATTTAATTCTAAAATCTGAAATCATAATTCTTAATTCTTCCATGTTCCAATCATAGCTGTAGTTTTCTTTGGAAATGCTAGGAAATAAAGGCGACACGATGATGTGTTTAAAGTTTGGTGCGTATTTATTTAATTCATCAATGCTATGTGCTGTAACAGATGAAATCTTATTGGTGTCACTTAACCACTTTAAGATTTTTTCGTTGTACAATTCATTTTTTTGGACAATATCTCTGGTAAAATGATAGCCACCTAAATCAAATTCTTTAGTTATAATTAAAGAAGTAGAAATGCATTGTTTCCAATATTTTTCAGGAATTGTTTCTACAAAATCTACCAAAGAAAAATCATCTAACTCAGGTTTATAGATGTATAAATAATCAACGCCATTGTCTAATAATTGTACAATAGTGTCTATCTCGTTTTCTATGTTTTCAGCTGGTGTGTAAAGTATTGTTTGCATATTTATTTCAACAAGAATATGGTATCAATAAAAAATAAATTATCATCTACTGTAAGTACATTTTCATCATGTAAGTCTTCAATTGCAATTCCAACTTCTGGATTGATATAATCAAAACGTTTGGTATTTGTACATAATTCGATTTATCTTTAAAAAAAAATTTTGACTCGCCACCTTCTGTAAGAAAATTATTTCGAGTTAAATTTAGAAACCACCAATTCTTTTCTGTGCATAATTGTTCAAGTATTGATTCCTGTTCTCTTTTAATTCTTTGGAAATAATCGAATTTTCTTTCATCCATTTTACTTGCTTGGAAGCTTCTACAAAGGTAATTTCTTGCTGTTGTTGCAATATCTTCTGTCCTTTTAACTTCATTTCCATGAATGATATTTTCCAAATAGTTGCCTTCATATTCTTCTATCATTGAAATACAAAAATATACTATAATGTTTGTTTAAGCAATAGTATTGCATTGAATTTCATAATTCTAAGTTAAGTATTTATTTGATGATATTTTATTTTAATAAAGATGTATGAATAATTTTATCTACTAAAAATATTTCATCTGTTATTTTAAAAACTATAATCCAATTTCCAATTGATATACAACTAAATTCTTTTGAAGCAAGAAAGTGATGCCTACATAAAGCATATTTTACAGGAACTGCATATTTTGTAATTGATTTAATAAATCTATCTTTCCATTTTGAACCTGCACCAATAGTATTTACATTATCTACAAATAATGAAATGCTATTTAGTGTTTCTCTTGCAGATTTACTAAACTTTAGTTGTAGCATTTTTTTTATTTATTTGTTGTTGCTTTTTTAGATTTGTTTCGATGTATTTTTTTACTTCATCTACAGAATAGAACTCTTCGTTTTCCATATCTTCCATCAATAACTCTAATTCTTCCTCTGTAGCTTTTCTGCCGATACCAAATGCTAAATCGTGCGGTGTGAGTTTGCGCACTTCTTGTTTGTTTTTATTTGCATTGGATTTCATAGTTCAAAATTAAGTAATTTTTAATAAAATTACAATTCGTAAGGAATTAAAAATTGGTCAACATCATCATAGATTACCGTTACATCAAATAAATTATTTCCAATTGCTTTTAAACGTTCTTTTATTTTTGGTGCATTTTGTGGAGTGTCTTGGATATATATTTTTTTATTTATCATTTGTTTTACATCTTTTGGAAGACCAAATGGTCTAAATGTAACACCACCTCGATCAAATCTTGTAATACATACTTCATTAAATATCTTAAATATTTCCCTGTCCACTATTCTATTAAATGTTGGAAATGAATATCCAATAATTACAACAATATCAGAATTACCAATTATCTCTTTTGCATACTCTCTTGCTTTTGTTACTTGCACATCATTTTCCCAAGCAAATTTTATACTATTATCAAATTGACTTCTTCCAGACAAGACAGATACAATAAATAATTTAATTGTATCAGTATCCATAATATGCTTAGAAAAATCAAATAGTTTTCCATAGGACATATTTGCATCAAAAAATCCAGCTGTGCCATTTAATTTTAATATTCCTGAAAATTCTTTATTATGATTACAGTTTTTTAGTGATGGAATTATTTGTAATTCATCTTGTATTTCATCTAAAGAATATCTTTCTTTTCTATAATTTTGATATGAAATTTCAAATTGATTATCATAATTCCATGAAATAAAATTAATTTTTGAATCAATTTTCTTTGTAGAAAATAATAATAAATTTGCAAATATAGAATCATATCTGTAATCTACTCTACTCTTTATTTTTTCTATTATCTCTATTTTTAATGTGTCTGAAGATTTATTATAATCTTCTACAATGGAACTAACTATCTTATCACAAAGACTTGTATTAAAACTAATCTGTTCAAAGATTAAGTATGCAGTTAAAAATCTTTTTAAATATTCCAATGTGTCATAATCTTCAAGTAAAAAAAGTTTTTTAGCATATGTATCAATAGTATATTGTGATTTTATTTCAAGTAATAAATTGTCAATTTTACTAAATGAGCTATTGCTTATTCTATATTGTGGGTCTTCATTCAATTTTAATATATCACAAGATTTTTTTAGAAAATCAACAAATATTTCCATTCTCTCATTCATACCATTCACCACAGGCAATGCATTTGCACTTGCTCCAGCTCCAATCAAATAAGTTACTTTTGCTTCAGCCATAAAATTATCGAATTAACGAATTATCTCATTATTACATTCGTACATTACAAATAAATCTCACTTCCTTTTTCTAAAAATTCTTTCGATTTTTCTTGCATGCCTTTTTCTATATCAGTTTCTGGAACAAGTTCAGAATGACGCACACTCTCATTTTCACTCTTCTGTGCATAATCTCTTACTTCTTGCGTGATTTTCATACTGCAAAAATGTGGTCCACACATAGAACAAAAATGCGCCACCTTAGCACCATCAGCAGGCAAGGTTTCATCGTGAAATTCTAATGCTTTCTCTGGATCTAAACTTAAGTTGAATTGGTCTTGCCATCTAAACTCAAAACGTGCTTTACTCAATGCATTATCTCTGTATTGCGCACCTGGATGTCCTTTTGCTAAATCGGCTGCGTGTGCTGCCAATTTATAAGTAATTACACCAACACGCACATCTTCTTTATTCGGCAATCCTAAATGTTCTTTTGGTGTTACATAACACAACATCGCTGTGCCAAACCAGCCAATCATTGCAGCACCAATAGCAGAAGTAATATGGTCGTAACCTGGTGCAATATCAGTAGTTAATGGCCCAAGTGTATAAAAAGGTGCTTCATGACATTCTTTCAATTGTTTGTCCATATTTTCTTTTATCAAATGCATAGGCACATGACCTGGACCTTCTATCATTACTTGTACATCGTGTTTCCAAGCAATTTTAGTCAACTCACCTAAGGTTTCTAATTCTGCAAATTGTGCCGCATCATTCGCATCTGCAATAGAACCTGGACGCAAGCCATCGCCTAAAGAAAAAGCCACATCATAGCGTTTCATAATCTCACAAATTTCTTCAAAATGTGTATATAAAAAACTTTCTTTATGATGTGCTAAACACCATTTTGCCATAATGCTTCCACCACGAGACACGATACCTGTAACACGTTTTGCTGTTAATGGAATATAGCGCAATAACACACCTGCATGTATCGTAAAATAATCCACGCCTTGTTCTGCTTGTTCTATTAAAGTATCTCTAAAAATTTCCCAAGTTAAATCTTCGGCTTTTCCATTTACTTTTTCTAATGCTTGATAAATAGGCACTGTTCCAATTGGCACTGGCGAATTGCGAATAATCCACTCACGTGTTTCGTGTATATTTTTTCCAGTAGATAAATCCATGATGGTATCTGCGCCCCAACGACAAGACCATACTGCTTTTTCTACTTCTTCTTCTATGCTTGATGTAACTGCGCTATTGCCAATATTGGCATTTATTTTCACCAAGAAATTTCTACCAATTATCATCGGTTCTGTTTCTGGGTGATTGATATTACAAGGAATGATGGCTCTACCTTCTGCCACTTCTTTGCGCACAAACTCTGGTGTGATGAATGATTTTGGTGTGTTGGCACCAAAGCTTTCGCCTTTGTGTTGCTGACACAATACTTCTGCTTGTCCGTTGAGTGATGTATTGTATTCTTCTATACGTTGATTTTCTCGAATGGCAATGTATTCCATTTCTGGTGTAATGATGCCCATTCTTGCATAATGTAATTGCGTAACATTTCTGCCTTCTTTGGCACGCAATGGCATTTTTATATGCTCAAAACGCAAAGCATCTAAGCTTTGGTCTGCCATGCGTTGTGTACCATACTCTGAAGAAAATTCGAATAAGCGTTCTATGTCGCCACGTTCCATTATCCATTTTTCACGCAAACGTGGTAAGCCTTTTTTTACATCTATTGCTATGTTTTCATCGGTGTATGGTCCAGATGCATCATATACGGTAATTGGTTTATTTTCTACCGATTTGCCATTTATTTTGGTTGGCGACAAAGTAATTTCACGCATGGCAACATCTATGTTGTGCAATGTTCCTTTTACATAAATCTTTTTAGAATTAGGAAAAGGCTTGGTAGAAATTACTTGTTGCGTTGGTATTTTATCTTGCTTCATTATATAGAATTTTAGATTTGAGAGATGAGATATGAGAATTTTATTTTGGAAATTTTGATAATAGTTCTTTGTGTATGTTTTTGTTGTATGGATGAACTATAAATTGCCCCATAGAACTATCTAAATATATATTATATATGGCTGTACTGTTAGACTTAGAAATAAAATAAGCCTTTATTTTAAGTGAATCACCTATATTAAAGTGTTTTTTATTAACTATTATCTTTTGTTTATATTGAGAATACTCATCACCAAACTTAACACAGTCGCTTCTGTTATGAAAATCAATAGAGTCAAAAGAGCATTTTACGTCATTCTCACTTAGTAACAAATAAAAATTATCTGAATAGACTCCATAATAACCATTATTTAAATTAAGATAAGTTTTTCCATCTTTATAAAAGCATTTAAGTTTATCATTATAGTGTAATTGAAATGTAAATGTTGTTCCAACTCTATTATTTTTAATTGATTCAGGAATATATAATGTTGAATCTACAATAATATTCTTATTAAAG carries:
- a CDS encoding DUF4184 family protein; amino-acid sequence: MPFTFAHPGYLLWVKHKWENISISAIVISSMVPDFDILFRITDTRIHIFRYDIKTIFLYILPISFFLWIFYEYILKKIYISIFPIFRTSNSTIK
- a CDS encoding glycosyltransferase — its product is MYDWILKSKAYIKNTFKEQLPFDVCLANFALPGGEVALFLKKKYNLPYIVLSHGHDIPWAFPKKMLLWHSLTYFKIKKICSESSYNILLSKEIKQMADKLINNDKKNIVFYNGLYVDKIKNTLYDDKLKIIFVGRLTQQKNPMLFIEILYVLKQKNIPFEAKIFGDGELKHKMQEFVFLNNMENITFCGKVSHSEVLIALDDANLLLSTSESEGMALAILEAIAAGVYVIASNVSGNDNMIIENTNGHIVSKYHKDEFVLKIEDFYNNKLTKKYTYPENYTAILQDLFSWEKIAQDYLKLFNEIAPNPK
- a CDS encoding thiamine phosphate synthase; translated protein: MQTILYTPAENIENEIDTIVQLLDNGVDYLYIYKPELDDFSLVDFVETIPEKYWKQCISTSLIITKEFDLGGYHFTRDIVQKNELYNEKILKWLSDTNKISSVTAHSIDELNKYAPNFKHIIVSPLFPSISKENYSYDWNMEELRIMISDFRIKSQILNLKSQIFAVGGVDTSKISIVKNLNFDGIGLLGFIWNDSSNALKNFNIIKSKFIQ
- the thiC gene encoding phosphomethylpyrimidine synthase ThiC, producing the protein MKQDKIPTQQVISTKPFPNSKKIYVKGTLHNIDVAMREITLSPTKINGKSVENKPITVYDASGPYTDENIAIDVKKGLPRLREKWIMERGDIERLFEFSSEYGTQRMADQSLDALRFEHIKMPLRAKEGRNVTQLHYARMGIITPEMEYIAIRENQRIEEYNTSLNGQAEVLCQQHKGESFGANTPKSFITPEFVRKEVAEGRAIIPCNINHPETEPMIIGRNFLVKINANIGNSAVTSSIEEEVEKAVWSCRWGADTIMDLSTGKNIHETREWIIRNSPVPIGTVPIYQALEKVNGKAEDLTWEIFRDTLIEQAEQGVDYFTIHAGVLLRYIPLTAKRVTGIVSRGGSIMAKWCLAHHKESFLYTHFEEICEIMKRYDVAFSLGDGLRPGSIADANDAAQFAELETLGELTKIAWKHDVQVMIEGPGHVPMHLIKENMDKQLKECHEAPFYTLGPLTTDIAPGYDHITSAIGAAMIGWFGTAMLCYVTPKEHLGLPNKEDVRVGVITYKLAAHAADLAKGHPGAQYRDNALSKARFEFRWQDQFNLSLDPEKALEFHDETLPADGAKVAHFCSMCGPHFCSMKITQEVRDYAQKSENESVRHSELVPETDIEKGMQEKSKEFLEKGSEIYL